The following coding sequences lie in one Rissa tridactyla isolate bRisTri1 chromosome Z, bRisTri1.patW.cur.20221130, whole genome shotgun sequence genomic window:
- the AK6 gene encoding adenylate kinase isoenzyme 6, producing MRRPNLLLTGTPGVGKTTLGKELASRSGMTYINVGDMAKEGELYEGFDEEYDCPILDEDRVIDELEDKMSEGGVIIDYHGCDFFPERWFDIVFVLRTENSFLYDRLESRGYKGKKLQDNIQCEIFQTLYEEAMSSYREEIVHQLPSNTPEDLERNLDQIMQWIEQWMKDNN from the exons aTGAGGCGGCCCAACCTTCTCCTCACCG GTACTCCGGGTGTTGGGAAAACCACGCTTGGAAAAGAACTTGCGTCAAGATCTGGGATGACCTATATTAATGTGGGTGACATGGCAAAAGAAG gTGAACTGTATGAAGGTTTTGATGAGGAATATGATTGTCCGATTTTGGATGAAGACAGG GTAATTGATGAACTAGAAGATAAAATGAGTGAGGGTGGAGTGATTATTGATTATCACGGCTGTGACTTTTTCCCTGAACGGTGGTTTGATATAGTATTTGTACTTCGTACAGAAAATTCATTCCTGTATGACAGACTTGAAAGCAG GGGCTACAAAGGGAAAAAGCTGCAAGACAACATTCAGTGTGAAATTTTTCAGACACTTTATGAGGAAGCTATGTCATCATATAGAGAGGAAATTGTACACCAATTACCCAGCAACACTCCAGAAGACCTAGAGAGAAATTTGGATCAGATTATGCAATGGATTGAGCAATGGATGAAGGACAACAATTGA